A region from the Leguminivora glycinivorella isolate SPB_JAAS2020 chromosome 3, LegGlyc_1.1, whole genome shotgun sequence genome encodes:
- the LOC125224680 gene encoding 26S proteasome non-ATPase regulatory subunit 5 — protein MVISDADQYRQFLTSLHRDESRPAALNDIKNLLSVKPANEISAVIRNVGIKEIVECLNVPDKTQFHLTCEVLKLCCEKFELGGIIKNYTGYFMYMLRHEKSCVRQIAVDEVTKVVTSDPALLPVPQYIDVFVAVAQQIIDKDVSITNKAILVASNLPYEAYPKVLDEMKIALEYDSSSKCNAFEVVVNVASKSQDLLKLCADHQYFTVMVSELDTDDVLYQLNILELMSRLALTPHGINHFVKTGVLKRVSELVTALPNNPLSMLLTPGYMKFFGTVAHKYPQEIFTKYPVLMNLMFDTFAIQDQATLPIALDTLGFVGSTIEGKLSLAGLGSQYTQGVNAVAQLIRNGSTEIKVRALHCFASLIGVDFGRPLPRPIDHRVTLMTREWFRTLSQSPMVTLLEICKNPFPDIRSGGFTLLDAVCQHQWGEELVARTAGFIEYLLDRSVHYPKELKEVKYGIIRRLSNSPAFDESIISRLQLYVQQGPFYPETEMQVATEEAN, from the exons ATGGTTATCTCAGATGCAGATCAATACCGCCAGTTTCTAACTAGCCTTCATCGTGATGAATCGCGACCGGCGGCTCTAAATGACATCAAAAACTTACTTTCAGTGAAGCCTGCAAATGAAATTTCTGCCGTTATTAGAAATGTTGGAATCAAAGAGATAGTTGAGTGTCTTAATGTGCCAGACAA GACCCAATTTCACTTAACATGTGAAGTGCTGAAGCTGTGCTGTGAGAAGTTTGAGCTCGGCGGCATCATCAAAAATTACACAGGCTATTTTATGTACATGTTGAGACATGAAAAGTCCTGTGTTCGGCAGATAGCAGTTGATGAG GTAACAAAAGTGGTAACATCAGACCCGGCACTCCTGCCAGTGCCGCAGTACATTGACGTGTTCGTGGCAGTAGCGCAGCAGATCATTGACAAAGATGTGTCAATCACCAACAAAGCTATCCTTGTTGCCTCCAACCTGCCGTATGAAGCTTACCCCAAAGTCTTGGACGAAATGAAGATAGCCCTTGAGTATGATAGCAGCAGTAAATGTAATGCTTTTGAG GTGGTAGTGAATGTCGCCTCAAAGTCACAAGATCTGCTCAAACTATGCGCCGACCACCAATACTTCACAGTAATGGTATCCGAGCTAGACACAGATGACGTGCTATATCAGCTGAACATTCTAGAGCTGATGTCCCGTCTCGCCCTCACGCCGCACGGGATCAACCATTTTGTGAAGACTGGCGTGCTGAAGAGAGTCAGTGAGTTGGTGACTGCACTGCCGAATAATCCTTTGAGCATGTTACTTACACCAG GCTACATGAAATTTTTTGGCACAGTCGCTCATAAGTACCCCCAGGAAATATTCACGAAATACCCTGTCCTGATGAACTTGATGTTTGACACGTTCGCCATTCAGGACCAAGCCACACTGCCTATAGCTTTGGACACGCTAGGATTCGTGGGGTCCACTATTGAGGGGAAACTTAGTTTAGCTGGTTTGG GCAGCCAATACACCCAAGGCGTCAACGCCGTCGCGCAACTAATCCGCAACGGCTCAACCGAGATCAAAGTCCGCGCGCTCCATTGCTTCGCGAGCCTCATCGGAGTAGACTTCGGTCGACCATTACCCCGACCCATCGACCATAGAGTGACTTTAATGACTAGAGAGTGGTTCAGGACTTTAAGCCAGTCACCCATGGTTACGCTGTTGGAGATTTGTAAGAATCCGTTCCCGGATATAAGGTCGGGTGGTTTTACGCTGTTGGATGCGGTGTGTCAGCATCAGTGGGGCGAGGAGCTAGTGGCACGGACTGCAG GTTTCATCGAATATCTACTTGACCGTTCTGTACACTACCCAAAGGAGTTGAAAGAAGTAAAATACGGTATTATTAGGAGACTGTCTAATTCACCCGCATTCGATGAAAGTATAATTTCAAGACTGCAGTTATATGTGCAACAAGGTCCATTTTATCCTGAAACCGAAATGCAAGTCGCGACAGAGGAAGCAAATTAA
- the LOC125224681 gene encoding LOW QUALITY PROTEIN: dnaJ homolog subfamily C member 9-like (The sequence of the model RefSeq protein was modified relative to this genomic sequence to represent the inferred CDS: inserted 1 base in 1 codon), producing MGLLELCEKYFQTKNLYEVLGITEKATDKEVKKAYHKLSLKVHPDRVGEKDKLEATEKFKVLGGVHAILSDSXKRATYDETKCVDEDDDVVVDRDWTVYWRLLFKKITEEDIIAYEKQFIGSEEERNDLKVAYLAGKGDMDYIVDHVQFARSEHEDRLKGILKDMIDKGEIPAYKKFTNEPEKKRLRRIAKENREAVEAEEYKKELGVGSGPNSLELMIKQKQQARAQQMDSYIDSLAAKYGGGNKPKATKRKAAAKTETASKNKKRK from the exons ATGGGTCTTTTGGAATTGTGTGAAAAGTATTTCCAAACCAAAAATCTTTATGAAGTTCTTGGAATCACTGAAAAAGCTACGGATAAAGAAG TTAAGAAAGCGTATCACAAGTTATCTCTCAAAGTGCACCCGGATCGTGTCGGTGAAAAAGACAAGTTAGAAGCCACAGAGAAATTCAAGGTGCTTGGAGGTGTTCATGCGATCCTTAGCGACT AAAAGAGAGCAACCTACGACGAGACGAAATGCGTggatgaggatgatgatgttgTAGTCGACCGCGATTGGACAGTATACTGGAGGCtgttgttcaaaaaaatcacaGAGGAAGACATCATTGCCTATGAAAAGCAATTCATTG GATCTGAAGAGGAACGCAATGATCTCAAAGTGGCTTACTTAGCGGGTAAAGGTGACATGGACTACATTGTTGATCATGTGCAATTTGCCAGGAGTGAGCATGAAGACAGACTAAAGGGCATCTTGAAA GATATGATTGACAAAGGAGAAATTCCTGCTTATAAGAAATTCACCAATGAGCCGGAGAAAAAACGCCTAAGGAGAATTGCGAAAGAAAACAGAGAGGCAGTGGAGGCTGAAGAATATAAAAAAGAATTGGGAGTTGGTTCAG gtCCCAATAGCCTGGAGCTAATGATAAAACAAAAGCAACAAGCACGAGCGCAACAGATGGACTCGTACATTGACAGTTTGGCGGCTAAATACGGTGGCGGGAACAAACCGAAGGCTACAAAGAGGAAAGCCGCCGCTAAAACTGAAACTGCATCAAAGAATAAGAAGAGAAAGTGA